Proteins encoded within one genomic window of Brachybacterium sp. P6-10-X1:
- a CDS encoding carboxylesterase: MAFSELSRPWRTRGHSNPRGGLLLCHGFTGSPQSLRSWAQDHAARGWEVELPLLAGHATTWQDLAAQRWQDWYRPVRDAALELSERHGPIAVGGLSMGGTLALTLGQDPMLRGRLAALVAVNPGMTLPVVAGAAGLLAPLVPTIAGIGSDVAREGVVEEAYERTPLRAVAQLRRLFSRTRHRLADVQVPLLLATSRTDHTVPPHDSDLVAAGVAGPVQRLSLSRSYHLAPMDHDAPQLFEASARFLDRRLPATGGGR, translated from the coding sequence ATGGCGTTCAGCGAACTGTCCCGGCCCTGGCGCACGCGGGGTCACTCTAACCCGCGCGGCGGACTGCTCCTGTGCCATGGATTCACCGGTTCCCCGCAGTCGCTGCGTTCCTGGGCCCAGGACCACGCCGCCCGCGGATGGGAGGTGGAGCTGCCTCTGCTGGCCGGGCACGCCACCACCTGGCAGGACCTCGCCGCCCAGCGGTGGCAGGACTGGTACCGCCCCGTGCGCGACGCGGCCCTGGAGCTGTCCGAGCGCCATGGTCCGATCGCCGTGGGCGGGCTGTCGATGGGCGGCACGCTGGCGCTGACCCTGGGACAGGACCCCATGCTGCGCGGTCGACTCGCGGCCCTGGTGGCGGTGAACCCCGGGATGACCCTCCCGGTGGTCGCGGGCGCCGCCGGCCTCCTGGCCCCGCTGGTGCCCACGATCGCCGGGATCGGGTCCGACGTCGCCCGGGAGGGCGTGGTCGAGGAGGCGTACGAGCGCACGCCGCTGCGAGCCGTCGCCCAGCTGCGCCGCCTGTTCTCCCGGACCCGCCACCGGCTCGCCGACGTGCAGGTGCCGCTGCTCCTGGCCACCTCCCGCACCGACCACACCGTCCCGCCGCACGACAGCGACCTCGTCGCCGCCGGGGTGGCCGGGCCGGTGCAGCGCCTCAGCCTGTCTCGCAGCTACCATCTGGCCCCGATGGACCACGATGCGCCGCAGCTGTTCGAGGCGTCCGCCCGATTCCTGGACCGCCGCCTCCCGGCGACAGGAGGTGGCCGATGA
- a CDS encoding 1-acyl-sn-glycerol-3-phosphate acyltransferase: MLYELAKPVVMGVVRVLWNPTITGAENIPDHGAVILASNHLAYSDTVFLPGQVRRTVHFLGKSDIFAGGSPLNKLVARVMRGLEVMPVDRTGGDAAGSAIEAGLSVLRAQKVLGIYPEGTRSPDGRLYRGKTGVARFALATGAPIIPVAMLGAFEAQRGRRIFPRRAPRVRAVLGEPLDAEEIARSLEGADESQVLRTVTDAVMDRIQELSGQERSEEYAADVKRRRRTGEQGGRRDAGPGPAG; this comes from the coding sequence GTGCTGTACGAACTCGCCAAACCCGTCGTCATGGGCGTGGTGAGGGTGCTCTGGAACCCGACGATCACCGGGGCCGAGAACATCCCCGACCACGGTGCCGTCATCCTGGCGTCGAACCATCTGGCCTACTCCGACACCGTGTTCCTGCCCGGACAGGTGCGGCGCACCGTGCACTTCCTGGGCAAGTCCGACATCTTCGCGGGCGGTTCCCCGCTGAACAAGCTGGTCGCCCGGGTGATGCGCGGCCTGGAGGTGATGCCCGTGGATCGCACGGGCGGTGATGCCGCCGGCTCCGCGATCGAGGCGGGCCTGAGCGTGCTGCGGGCGCAGAAGGTGCTCGGGATCTACCCCGAGGGCACGCGCAGCCCCGACGGCCGCCTCTATCGCGGGAAGACCGGCGTGGCCCGCTTCGCGCTGGCCACCGGGGCCCCGATCATCCCGGTCGCGATGCTCGGAGCCTTCGAGGCGCAGCGCGGACGGCGCATCTTCCCGCGGCGTGCGCCCCGGGTCCGCGCCGTGCTCGGGGAGCCGCTGGACGCCGAGGAGATCGCGCGTTCGCTCGAGGGGGCGGACGAGTCGCAGGTCCTGCGGACGGTGACCGACGCCGTCATGGATCGGATCCAGGAGCTGTCGGGCCAGGAGCGCAGCGAGGAGTACGCCGCGGACGTCAAGCGCCGCCGGCGCACGGGGGAGCAGGGCGGTCGACGGGACGCGGGGCCCGGTCCGGCGGGATGA
- a CDS encoding class II 3-deoxy-7-phosphoheptulonate synthase: MTQYSPDAPARAHDFTLSSADDGLAALGAWREYPRVQQPVWPDEDRRRDVFDDLRSAPPLVFAGEVDVLRERVAAAARGEAFLLAGGDCAETFADSTADRIRNKIRTILQMSAVLTYGASVPVVKMGRMAGQFAKPRSSDEETRDGVTLPTYRGDAVNAYAFTPQDRIPDPRRLWQMYTTSASTLNLLRAFTGGGFADLREVHSWNRGFTSGAGYDRYEELAAQVDKAIRFMDAIGADFDSLKVVEFYASHEALLLDYEEALARIDSRSGEIYGCSGHFLWVGERTRQLEGAHVDFMARLRNPIGVKLGPDASVDDALRLVDRLDPEREPGRLTFITRMGAGKIRDRLPALVEGVRDAGAQVAWVTDPMHGNTITSSNGYKTRRFEDILDEVVGFFEVHQGLGTVPAGLHMELTGDDVTEVLGGSGEIDEEGLTRRYETLVDPRLNHQQSLELAFLVAEMLSRR, from the coding sequence GTGACTCAGTACAGCCCCGATGCCCCCGCCCGCGCCCACGACTTCACGCTGTCCTCGGCCGACGACGGCCTGGCGGCGCTGGGTGCGTGGCGTGAGTATCCGCGGGTCCAGCAACCGGTGTGGCCGGACGAGGATCGCCGCCGCGACGTCTTCGACGACCTGCGCTCCGCCCCGCCGCTGGTGTTCGCCGGCGAGGTCGACGTGCTGCGCGAGCGCGTCGCGGCCGCGGCCCGCGGCGAAGCGTTCCTGCTCGCCGGAGGCGATTGCGCGGAGACCTTCGCCGACTCGACCGCGGACCGGATCCGCAACAAGATCCGCACCATCTTGCAGATGTCCGCCGTGCTCACCTACGGCGCCTCGGTGCCGGTGGTGAAGATGGGGCGGATGGCCGGGCAGTTCGCGAAGCCGCGCTCCTCGGACGAGGAGACCCGCGACGGCGTCACCCTGCCGACCTATCGCGGCGACGCCGTCAACGCCTACGCCTTCACCCCGCAGGACCGGATCCCGGATCCTCGTCGCCTGTGGCAGATGTACACCACCAGCGCCTCGACCCTGAACCTGCTGCGTGCCTTCACCGGGGGCGGCTTCGCCGATCTGCGCGAGGTGCACTCCTGGAACCGCGGGTTCACCTCGGGCGCCGGGTACGACCGCTACGAGGAACTGGCCGCCCAGGTCGACAAGGCGATCCGCTTCATGGACGCCATCGGCGCGGACTTCGACTCCCTCAAGGTCGTGGAGTTCTACGCCTCGCACGAGGCGCTGCTGCTGGACTACGAGGAGGCTCTGGCCCGCATCGACTCCCGCAGCGGGGAGATCTACGGCTGTTCCGGACACTTCCTGTGGGTCGGCGAGCGCACGCGTCAGCTCGAGGGTGCGCACGTGGACTTCATGGCACGTCTGCGCAACCCCATCGGGGTGAAACTCGGACCGGACGCCTCGGTCGACGATGCTCTGCGCCTGGTCGACCGGCTCGACCCGGAGCGTGAGCCCGGGCGCCTGACGTTCATCACGCGGATGGGGGCCGGCAAGATCCGCGATCGGCTCCCGGCGCTGGTGGAGGGCGTGCGCGATGCCGGGGCGCAGGTGGCCTGGGTGACCGACCCGATGCACGGCAACACCATCACGTCCTCCAACGGGTACAAGACCCGTCGATTCGAGGACATCCTCGACGAGGTGGTCGGCTTCTTCGAGGTCCACCAGGGACTGGGCACGGTCCCCGCCGGCCTGCACATGGAGCTCACCGGTGACGACGTCACGGAGGTGCTCGGCGGCAGCGGCGAGATCGACGAGGAGGGCCTGACCCGGCGCTACGAGACCCTCGTGGACCCCCGTCTGAACCACCAGCAGTCCCTCGAGCTGGCCTTCCTCGTCGCAGAGATGCTCTCGCGCCGCTGA
- a CDS encoding Stk1 family PASTA domain-containing Ser/Thr kinase, whose translation MSAATSTSPGISLLLDDRYRVEEQIARGGMATVHRGHDERLDRVVALKIMHPHLAADEDFRRRFGREARSAARLAHRNVVGVFDQGEDEDRIYLAMELVEGETLRARLVEQGRLSIRETLQVTEQVLEALVAAHAAGIVHRDIKPENILLDPDDVVKVADFGLARAIGASNSSASATLLGTVAYISPEVVTRGHSDERSDLYSLGVVLFEMLTGRQPFVGEQPVHIAFQHVHEDIPAPSTRVTGLPRELDSLVTWAASRVVEQRPATAAELLAAVRELTDSLPGPVLDRRPVPREDGDTGDVPRPTSPLEDVVAELHGGPRAFPAGLLPGTGDAPSSALLPSAGGESLATQTGDDAPQGTAEAETAGAPTGPDDEDRGEDVARADDAARTDAADGGEGTGEEDAGRRTVVMRAPKGRRGRHLPPGTRHRSRPVAVLAALSLLAALFTGAWAGGDWYLNTGPGADRTIPVLAGTELSDAEAVLAASDLGVTTRQTFDETVPAGHVIAADPGAGTTVKKGTNIEVVVSKGVETFPVPDLVGAELDSAAQEVEELGLVLVEEDPEYSETVPAGEVISQSQEAEALPAGGEVHVVASQGPRPITIDDQTGKSGEAARSALESAGFAVAASSAHSANVPAGAVISQSPSSGTGHRGDTVTLVTSLGPEMVTVPDVFRQSEAEAKKTLEAAGFDVTVRHDRGEPVFGLVYEQSAAAGTEVAKGSAITITVF comes from the coding sequence GTGAGCGCGGCGACGTCGACTTCCCCCGGCATCAGCCTGCTCCTCGACGACCGCTACCGGGTCGAGGAGCAGATCGCGCGCGGCGGAATGGCGACGGTGCATCGCGGGCACGACGAGCGCCTCGACCGTGTGGTCGCCCTGAAGATCATGCATCCCCACCTCGCTGCGGACGAGGACTTCCGGCGTCGGTTCGGCCGGGAGGCACGCTCCGCGGCACGGCTCGCGCACCGCAACGTCGTGGGAGTCTTCGACCAGGGGGAGGACGAGGACCGCATCTATCTCGCCATGGAGCTCGTCGAGGGCGAGACGCTGCGAGCACGGCTGGTCGAGCAGGGCCGCCTGAGCATCCGCGAGACCCTCCAGGTGACCGAGCAGGTGCTCGAGGCCCTGGTGGCCGCGCACGCTGCAGGCATCGTCCACCGTGACATCAAGCCCGAGAACATCCTGCTGGACCCCGACGACGTGGTGAAGGTCGCCGACTTCGGTCTCGCCCGGGCGATCGGGGCGAGCAACTCCTCGGCGAGTGCGACCCTGCTCGGCACCGTCGCCTACATCAGCCCTGAGGTCGTCACCCGCGGGCACAGCGACGAACGCAGCGATCTCTACTCGCTCGGCGTGGTGCTCTTCGAGATGCTCACCGGCCGTCAGCCGTTCGTCGGCGAGCAGCCCGTCCACATCGCGTTCCAGCATGTCCACGAAGACATCCCGGCACCCTCGACACGGGTGACCGGGCTGCCGCGGGAGCTCGATTCCCTGGTCACGTGGGCCGCTTCCCGGGTCGTCGAGCAGCGCCCCGCGACCGCCGCCGAGCTGCTGGCCGCCGTGCGCGAGCTCACCGACTCCCTGCCGGGACCGGTCCTCGACCGGCGGCCCGTCCCCCGCGAGGACGGCGACACCGGGGACGTGCCGCGACCGACCTCCCCGCTCGAGGACGTCGTGGCCGAGCTGCACGGCGGGCCGCGCGCCTTCCCCGCCGGCCTCCTCCCCGGCACCGGGGACGCCCCGTCCTCGGCGCTGCTGCCCTCCGCCGGCGGGGAGTCCCTCGCCACGCAGACGGGGGACGACGCACCGCAGGGCACGGCCGAGGCGGAGACCGCCGGGGCGCCGACCGGACCCGACGACGAGGACCGGGGCGAGGACGTGGCTCGAGCCGACGACGCGGCCCGGACCGACGCCGCGGACGGGGGGGAGGGCACGGGCGAGGAGGATGCCGGTCGGCGCACCGTCGTGATGCGGGCCCCGAAGGGACGACGCGGCCGCCACCTCCCGCCAGGGACCAGGCACCGCTCTCGCCCGGTCGCCGTGCTCGCCGCGCTCAGCCTGCTGGCCGCCCTGTTCACCGGCGCCTGGGCCGGCGGCGACTGGTATCTCAACACCGGCCCCGGGGCGGACCGCACCATCCCGGTGCTGGCCGGCACCGAGCTGAGCGACGCCGAGGCCGTGCTCGCCGCCTCCGATCTGGGTGTGACCACACGGCAGACCTTCGACGAGACGGTCCCCGCCGGGCATGTCATCGCGGCCGATCCCGGGGCGGGGACCACGGTCAAGAAGGGGACGAACATCGAGGTGGTGGTCTCCAAGGGCGTCGAGACCTTCCCGGTCCCCGATCTGGTCGGCGCCGAGCTGGACTCGGCCGCCCAGGAGGTCGAGGAGCTGGGACTGGTGCTCGTCGAGGAGGACCCCGAGTACTCCGAGACCGTCCCGGCCGGAGAGGTCATCTCCCAGTCCCAGGAGGCCGAGGCGCTGCCGGCAGGGGGCGAGGTGCACGTGGTCGCCTCCCAGGGTCCGCGACCGATCACCATCGACGACCAGACCGGTAAGAGCGGCGAAGCCGCCCGCAGCGCCCTGGAATCGGCCGGGTTCGCCGTGGCGGCCTCCTCGGCCCACTCGGCGAACGTCCCCGCCGGGGCGGTCATCTCCCAGTCCCCCTCGTCCGGCACGGGCCACCGCGGCGACACCGTCACCCTGGTGACCTCCCTCGGCCCCGAGATGGTGACGGTCCCGGACGTCTTCAGGCAGTCGGAGGCCGAGGCGAAGAAGACCCTCGAAGCCGCCGGTTTCGACGTGACCGTGCGGCACGACCGGGGCGAGCCGGTGTTCGGGCTGGTCTACGAGCAGTCCGCCGCGGCCGGGACCGAGGTGGCCAAGGGCTCCGCGATCACGATCACGGTGTTCTGA
- a CDS encoding Rv2175c family DNA-binding protein, whose amino-acid sequence MNDLDDLITDWLTLPDVARRLDLEISRVHRLIEDGELVAVRRGDPVRRVVPAELLTDDGIARHLKGTVTLLRDGGFDDVELLTWLFTDDETLPGRPIDQLRSGQRGEVRRRAQALAL is encoded by the coding sequence GTGAACGACCTCGACGACCTCATCACCGACTGGCTGACCCTCCCCGACGTCGCGCGGCGACTGGATCTGGAGATCTCGCGCGTCCACCGCCTGATCGAGGACGGGGAGCTGGTCGCCGTCCGGCGGGGCGACCCCGTGCGGCGCGTGGTCCCGGCGGAACTGCTGACCGACGACGGCATCGCGCGGCACCTGAAGGGCACGGTGACCCTGCTGCGCGATGGCGGTTTCGACGACGTGGAGCTGCTGACCTGGCTGTTCACCGACGACGAGACACTGCCGGGGAGGCCGATCGATCAGCTGCGCAGCGGTCAGCGCGGCGAGGTGCGGCGCCGCGCCCAGGCGCTCGCTCTCTGA
- a CDS encoding polyprenyl synthetase family protein, translating into MSTAEAPPTGDRAREYDDLLVARITEITQAELETRRRRLAEISPETATLVDSLASYLEGGKLLRPRFCFWGGVAALGREPGAAEIEALARCGAAIELVQAAALMHDDVIDHSPLRRGRPALHAAAAAQHHRERLAGSSEGFGVAVAIVLGDLALTWAEQLANTVEGDPACAARARREFDELRTEVMSGQYLDILHQAGGFASAPDAEQAALAVIRWKTVPYTVLRPVRVGAALMGAPDAVLERLSSWAIEVGTAFQLRDDLLSVVGDQDETGKPIGGDLLEGKRTVLLARAEAAADDAGRALLDGVVGRPDAAPSQIAAAHDLMVTTGAVLSVADEVRERARHGRDLLEDAAGIGALGRTGLSALADLATDVESLPA; encoded by the coding sequence ATGTCCACTGCCGAGGCACCGCCGACCGGCGACCGTGCACGCGAGTACGACGACCTCCTGGTCGCGAGGATCACGGAGATCACGCAGGCGGAGCTCGAGACTCGTCGGCGCCGCCTCGCGGAGATCTCCCCCGAGACGGCGACGCTGGTGGACTCCCTGGCCTCCTACCTCGAGGGCGGCAAGCTGCTGCGCCCACGATTCTGCTTCTGGGGCGGGGTGGCAGCGCTGGGCCGCGAGCCCGGCGCGGCGGAGATCGAGGCCCTCGCGCGCTGTGGGGCGGCGATCGAGCTGGTCCAGGCCGCAGCCCTCATGCATGACGACGTCATCGATCACTCCCCCCTCCGCCGGGGTCGGCCTGCTCTCCACGCCGCTGCTGCTGCGCAGCACCACCGCGAGCGCCTGGCCGGATCGTCGGAGGGCTTCGGCGTCGCGGTCGCGATCGTCCTCGGGGACCTGGCGCTGACCTGGGCCGAGCAGCTGGCCAACACCGTCGAGGGCGATCCGGCCTGCGCCGCCCGGGCCCGGCGTGAGTTCGACGAGCTGCGCACCGAGGTGATGTCGGGGCAGTACCTGGACATCCTGCACCAGGCCGGAGGGTTCGCGTCCGCGCCGGATGCGGAGCAGGCGGCGCTGGCGGTGATCCGCTGGAAGACCGTGCCCTACACCGTGTTGCGGCCCGTGCGGGTGGGCGCGGCGCTGATGGGTGCCCCCGACGCCGTGCTCGAGCGGCTGTCCTCGTGGGCGATCGAGGTCGGGACCGCCTTCCAGCTGCGGGACGACCTGCTCAGCGTGGTCGGCGATCAGGACGAGACCGGCAAGCCGATCGGGGGCGACCTCCTCGAGGGCAAGCGCACGGTGCTGCTGGCCCGGGCGGAGGCCGCGGCGGACGACGCCGGCCGTGCTCTGCTGGACGGGGTGGTCGGCCGACCTGATGCCGCGCCGTCGCAGATCGCCGCCGCCCATGACCTCATGGTCACGACCGGTGCCGTCCTCTCGGTCGCGGACGAGGTGCGCGAGCGCGCCCGCCACGGCCGTGACCTGCTCGAGGACGCGGCGGGGATCGGCGCGCTCGGCAGGACCGGGCTCTCCGCGCTCGCCGACCTCGCCACGGACGTCGAGTCACTGCCCGCCTGA